In the genome of Pseudomonas sp. B33.4, the window TGCCGGTGTTTTCGCGTGAGGACATGATGGGGGACCGGAATCGTAAGTGGCAGGGAATAGCCTTCATCAAGCCATAAACCGTGCAGTTCGGGCTGTTACAGCTAGGCACAGACTTATCCGTACAGTTTGAGATCGCATCGCTGGCAAGCCAGCTCCCACAGTGTCCGAGTTGAACACAACATCGGTGATCGCCTCAGAACCTGTGGGAGCTGGCTTGCCAGCGATGAAGTCAACTCGGTAGTAGCCGGTTGTTACCCGAGCCTCCGGATAAGGTCTACCTTCAATATTCCCAAGCATTCCCCAGAGGAGTCCTCCCCATGGCCGCGAAAAAGATCCTGATGCTGGTCGGCGATTACGTCGAAGATTACGAAGTGATGGTGCCGTTCCAGGCCCTGCAGATGGTCGGGCACACCGTCCACGCCGTTTGCCCGGACAAGGCTGCCGGCAAAACCGTGCGCACCGCGATCCATGATTTCGAAGGCGATCAGACCTACAGCGAAAAGCCCGGTCACCTGTTCGCCCTCAACTTCGACTTCGCCAAGGTCAACGAAGCCGATTACGACGCGCTGTTGATCCCCGGCGGTCGTGCCCCGGAATACCTGCGCCTCAACGAAAAAGTCCTCGATCTGGTGCGCGCCTTCGACAAGGCTGGAAAACCGATTGCTGCCGTTTGTCACGGCGCGCAACTGCTCGCGGCGGCGGGCGTTTTGGAAGGCCGCGAATGCAGCGCCTATCCGGCTTGCGCGCCGGAAGTGCGACTGGCCGGCGGTACGTACATCGACATTCCGGTGACGGACGGCCACGTTCAAGGCAATCTGGCCACAGCCCCGGCATGGCCGGCGCATCCGAACTGGCTGGCCGGTTTCCTCGGCTTGCTCGGCACTAAAATCACCCTGTAACGAGGAATCGCCGATGTGCGAGCTCTACGTCAAGGCTGACCCGATTCTGTACGAATCGCGCTCGCGTTCGCTACGCATCTGCGGCGTGGTCACGACGCTGCGCCTGGAGAATCAGTTCTGGGACATCCTCAGCGAAATCGCCGAGGTCGACGGCATGACCACCAATCAGTTGATCGCCAAACTGTATGAGGAGGTGATGGATTATCGCGGGGAGGTGGTGAATTTTGCCTCGTTCCTGCGGGTGAGTTGTACGCGCTATCTGAGTCAGCGGCGGGTGGGTGCGCCGGCGTTGTCAGTGGTGCGGGCGGTGGTGAAATAGGCCAGACCGGGTTGACCCCATCGCTGGCAAGCCAGCTCCCACAGGTATTGTGATGCGGCACAGTTGTAGGGCACACAACAGACCCCTGTGGGAGCTGGCTTGCCAGCGATTGGGCCGGTACAGGCGACAGAAGGCTGGGGCTGGTCTTTACTCATTTGCGCGAAATCTCTCAATTGCCAAGGAGAAACGAGCATGTCCGGATGGTACGAACTCAGTAAAAGCAGCAACGGCCAGTTCAGGTTTGTGCTGAAAGCGGCGAATGCCGAAACGATTCTGACCAGCGAGCTGTACACCACTCGCGCCGCGGCCGACGGCGGCATCGCTGCGGTGCAAACCAATAGCCCGCTGGATGAGCGCTACGAGAAGAAGTCGACGAAGGACGGCCACCCGTACTTCAATCTGAAAGCGGCTAACCACCAGATCATTGGCAGCAGCGAATCCTATTCATCGGAGGCGGCGTGCGATAAAGGCATTGTCAGCGTCAAGACGAACGGGCCGAGCAAAGTGATCAAGGACAAGACCTTGCCTGTCCTCTAAACCCGCTTTCAAATCCACCACCATTCCTGTGGGAGCTGGCTTGCCAGCGATGGCGGTGGATCATTCAACATCGATGCTGAATGAAATGGCCTCATCGCTGGCAAGCCAGCTCCCACAGGTTTTTGCGTTGTCAGTGGATCAGCGCAGGGTCTTGAGGATTGCTTGCAGCTGAGTCTGGCCCGCGTCACTCAACGGGAAGACCGGCAAGCGCGGATCGCCCACTTCAAGCCCGGTCTGACGCAGCCCGGCCTTGATCGTCGCCGGCAAACCGCCCTTGAGGATGAAATCCAGCAATGGCAACTGGCGATAGAACAGCTCGCGCGCGCGGTCCAGATCCCCCGCCAACGATGCGGCGTACAAGTCCAGATTCAGTTTTGGAATCAGGTTCGGCGCTGCCGTGCACCAGCCCTTCGCCCCAGCGGCAAACGCTTCCAGCGCCAGCGGGTTACAGCCGTTGTAGAACGGCACCTGACCTTCGCCAAGCAATTGCAGCTTGTGCATGCGCTGAATATCGCCGGTGCTCTCCTTGACCATGGTTACGTTTTCCACACCGTTGACGATGCGCAGAATCAAATCAACCGACATGTCGGTGCCGCTGGTGGCCGGGTTGTTGTAGAGCATGATCGGCACGCCGATGCTCTCACCGATGGCGCGGTAGTGGGCGAGGATTTCTGCCTCTGTGAGCTTCCAGTACGAGGCCGGCAGCACCATCACCACATCGGCGCCATGAGTTTCAGCAAAACGCGCACGGCGCACGGCTTTGGCGGTGGTCAAGTCGGACACGCTGACGATGGTCGGCACACGTTTGGCCACGTGTTTGATACTGAATTCGGCGACCTGGTCCCACTCTGAATCACTCAGGTAAGCGCCTTCGCCAGTGCTGCCCAACGGCGCGATGGCGTGAACGCCGCTGTCGATCAAACGATCGATCGATTGGCCGAGCGCGGGCAGATCCAGCCCTTCGCCATTGGCGCCGAACGGGGTGATGGTGTAGCCGATAATGCCGTGAATAGTGAACATGGGAATCTCTCCGTAACAGGTTTCAGTTCAGGCAATCGGCGTGTTGGCGCAGGTTCTGCCGGGCGTAATAGTTGAAGGCGGCGGCGTGACGCTTTGGCTTGGCGATCCAGTCATGCGCTTCGCGGCCCAGCTCAGGGATGATCGGCTTGATCGTGCCGGCGGCCATCGCCAGCAGTTGCAGCTTGGCTGCGCGTTCGATCAGTTGGGCGATGACACATGCTTCTTCAATCGTCGTACCGGTCGACAGCTGACCGTGGTGCGAAAGCAGGATCGCGCGTTTGTCGCCCAGCGCACCGGCAATCAGTTCACCTTCTTCATTACCCACCGGCACCCCCGGCCAGCCTTCGAGAAATGCGCAGTCGTCGTACAGCGGGCACAGATCCATATGGGAAATCTGCAGTGGCACTTCCAGCATCGACAGCGCCGCCACGTGGGTCGGGTGAGTGTGGATGATGCAGTTCACATCCGGACGGGCGCGGTACACCCAGCTGTGGAAACGGTTGGCCGGATTGGCCATGCCGTGACCTTCGAGGACTTCCAGGTCCTCGTTGACCAGCAACAGATTGCTCGCAGTGATTTCGTCGAAACCCAGACCCAGTTGCTGAGTGTAATAGGTGCCGGACTGCGGGCCACGAGCGGTGATTTGTCCGGCCAGACCTGAGTCATGACCGTTCTCGAATAGAATCCGGCACGTCAGGGCCAGCTTTTGCCGGTCCGTCCACGTATTATCCGCGAGGCTTTTTTGCATCTGGGTCAGCGCTTGCTTGACCAGTTGGTCTTTGGGTAGTGCTAATGTCTTGGCCATGTCTGTGTCCTTTGGGTGATTGCAGATGACACTAAAGAGGCTATATGACACAAAGTGTCATTGGCAAGCACAAATCGTCGCTTCCTTGCTGGAATAACCGCTGCGCATGTCTATCCGTTTGAAATTATTGAGAAAAAAACTTGGCGTAACCCTTGAAGCACTTGCCGAAAAATCCGGCATGACCAAGAGTTATCTGTCCAAAGTCGAACGCGGGCTCAACACCCCGTCGATTGCTGCCGC includes:
- a CDS encoding DJ-1/PfpI family protein, which encodes MAAKKILMLVGDYVEDYEVMVPFQALQMVGHTVHAVCPDKAAGKTVRTAIHDFEGDQTYSEKPGHLFALNFDFAKVNEADYDALLIPGGRAPEYLRLNEKVLDLVRAFDKAGKPIAAVCHGAQLLAAAGVLEGRECSAYPACAPEVRLAGGTYIDIPVTDGHVQGNLATAPAWPAHPNWLAGFLGLLGTKITL
- a CDS encoding ribbon-helix-helix domain-containing protein; this encodes MCELYVKADPILYESRSRSLRICGVVTTLRLENQFWDILSEIAEVDGMTTNQLIAKLYEEVMDYRGEVVNFASFLRVSCTRYLSQRRVGAPALSVVRAVVK
- a CDS encoding YegP family protein is translated as MSGWYELSKSSNGQFRFVLKAANAETILTSELYTTRAAADGGIAAVQTNSPLDERYEKKSTKDGHPYFNLKAANHQIIGSSESYSSEAACDKGIVSVKTNGPSKVIKDKTLPVL
- a CDS encoding dihydrodipicolinate synthase family protein, translating into MFTIHGIIGYTITPFGANGEGLDLPALGQSIDRLIDSGVHAIAPLGSTGEGAYLSDSEWDQVAEFSIKHVAKRVPTIVSVSDLTTAKAVRRARFAETHGADVVMVLPASYWKLTEAEILAHYRAIGESIGVPIMLYNNPATSGTDMSVDLILRIVNGVENVTMVKESTGDIQRMHKLQLLGEGQVPFYNGCNPLALEAFAAGAKGWCTAAPNLIPKLNLDLYAASLAGDLDRARELFYRQLPLLDFILKGGLPATIKAGLRQTGLEVGDPRLPVFPLSDAGQTQLQAILKTLR
- a CDS encoding aldolase; the protein is MAKTLALPKDQLVKQALTQMQKSLADNTWTDRQKLALTCRILFENGHDSGLAGQITARGPQSGTYYTQQLGLGFDEITASNLLLVNEDLEVLEGHGMANPANRFHSWVYRARPDVNCIIHTHPTHVAALSMLEVPLQISHMDLCPLYDDCAFLEGWPGVPVGNEEGELIAGALGDKRAILLSHHGQLSTGTTIEEACVIAQLIERAAKLQLLAMAAGTIKPIIPELGREAHDWIAKPKRHAAAFNYYARQNLRQHADCLN